The region TCTCACTGGCAGTTGTACTGAATGTGTTGGGCGCGCACACCTTTCCACTCACCGATGTGATAGGCAGGGACTGCGTTGCATGCAGCGTCAAGGCGCCGGCCTGTAACCTGTTGCCTCTGAAAACAATCTGATCGCGGTATGTGGTAACGTCCTCGCTTTCGACGCCGAGGTTGATGAACACGTATTTGCCCTTGAGCTGGACATCGTCCTTCCTGCCGCTGTTGTTGACGTACAGGTTTACGATATCCCTGTTGCTGACCATTTTGTAGGTCATTCTGTTCGCGTGCTCCAGCGAGTACTCGATGGCCCTGCACGAGATCTCGTCGTTGTACTCGATGCGTATGGCGGTGACTGACTCGCCCCAGTCGAGCACCTCGGTGACCACCCTGGCCTCCACGAGGCGGAACGGCTCCGGATCGTCCGCCAGCACGACAGGAGCCGTTCCCATGACCAGTACCAGAACCAGCACCAGCGCCAAAGCCTTTTGGAAGTTTCTCATTGCGTTTCTCTCCTTTTCGAATTGAATTTTTCGGGGGGACCCTTGGGCCACAGTCCTTTCAGCGTTTCCTACACAACCTGCTATGCTATACCTTTTTGAATTTGTCATTTTTGTAGAGAAGCCCAGTCAATTTTGGTCGAAACGCATAAAAAATATCGCATACAGCCCTTGACATTGCGAAATGCGTGCAATATAATAGGAACATCAGCGACTGTGATGCGTTTTCAAAAAGGTATACCTTATCAGAACAGCAAAAAACACCGTTTTTACTATAAAAACGGTGTTTTTTGCTGTTTACACGCTTATCTGTCTACAAAATATGTGTTTTCAATTAATTCCCATAAAATATGCCAATACACTGCTCTCCACTCCGCCTCACGCCGGGTCCTGCGCGGCGGCGGCGGCGGTGGCCAGGGCGTCGCAGCGGTTGTTGTCGGGGTTGTCGGCGTGGCCGCGGACCCAGACGAAGGTCACGTCCTGGGTCTCGCAGAGCGTCAGGAGTTCTCCCCACAGATCTGGGTTCAGCGCCGGCTGTTTGTCGGCGCGCTGCCAGCCGCGCGCGCGCCAGCCGCGCGCCCAGCCCTTGCGCATCGCGTCGACCACGTAGCGCGAGTCGGAATACACCGTGACGCGGCAGCGCGTCCGCAGTGCCCGCAGGCCCTCGATGACCGCCGTCAGCTCCATGCGGTTGTTTGTCGTGGCGGCCGCGCCGCCGGAGAGCTCCTTTTCGCGCGCGCCGTAGCGGAGAAGTACGCCCCAGCCGCCCGGACCCGGGTTGCCCAGACAGGCCCCGTCGGTGTATATGTCCACGGCTTTTATCCCCGATGCGGCGCCTCCGATCTCAATTTGGTCCCGATCCGCCGGACTATGCATCGGTCTCCTCACCCTCGTCGTCCGGCTCCTCCTCGCGGGCCGTGCGGGCCACGCCAATGACATTCGCGCTCGGGGCAAGACGCATGACAATGACGCCCTGCGCACTCCGGGAGTAACAGTTGATGTCGCTCGCGGCCATGCGGATGATCGTGCCGTCATCCGAGATGATGAGTACGTCGTCGTCGTCGTCGACAATCTTGATAGCGGCCACCTTGCCCGTCTTCTCGTTCAGCGTGTGGTTCTTGAGCCCCTTGCCGCCGCGCCGCTGGGCCTCGCCGCCGCGCTTGTATTCGTCCAAATCGGTGCGCTTGCCGAAACCCCGCTCTGTGACGGTCAGCAGCGTGCCGCCAAGGTGCGTGCGCGCCGCGCCAATCACATAGTCGCCCGGATCCAGCCGGATGCCGCGCACGCCGGCCGCGTCCCGGCCCATCTCGCGCACGTCGGTCTCGTTGAAACAGATGGCCATGCCCTCGCGCGTGGCCAGGATGAGCGCCTGGTCCCCGTCCGTCTTGCGCACGGCAATCAGTTCGTCGCCCTCCTCCAGCGTGAGCGCACGGATGCCGCTCTTGCGGCTCGTGTCGAGACGCTCGAGGCGGATGCGCTTGATCGTGCCGTTGCGCGTGATCATCACGAGATAGCGGCTGGGCTCGTCGTCCCGCACCGGGATCATCGCCGTCACCTGTTCGCCGCCCTCAAGCGGCAGCAGGTTCACAAGATTTGTTCCCTTGGCCGCGCGTCCGGCCTCCGGGACGAAGTAGCCCTTCTTGCGATACAGCCGCCCGCGGTTCGTAAAGAAGAGCAGCACGTCGTGCGTCGAGGCCACGAACAGCTCCTCCACATAGTCTTCCTCGCGCATCGTCTGCGCCGTGACGCCGCGCCCGCCGCGCCGCTGGGCGCGATAGGTGGACTTGGGCAGACGCTTGATGTACCCGGCGTGGGTCAGCGTGTAGACGCAGTCCTCCCGTTCGATCAGATCCTCTATGTCGATCTCGTCGTCCACCGGCACGATCTCGGTACGGCGCTCGTCGCCGAATTTGTCGCGCAGTTCGAGCAGTTCGGTCCGCACTATCTCCAGCACGATGGCATCGCTCCCGAGGATCTCGAGGTAGCGGCGGATCTTTTCCATCAGGTCCTGGTATTCCGTCTCGATCTTCTCGATCTCCAACCCCTGCAAACGACCCAGACGCAGGTCGACGATGGCCTGCCCCTGTGCGTCGGAGAGCTGAAAGCGCTCCATCAGGCGGGCCTTCGCATCGTTGTATGCGGCGCGAATGATGGCGATGACCTCGTCGAGATTGTCCACCGCGATGCGCAGCCCTTCCAAGATGTGCGCCCGTTCGCGGGCTTTGCGCAGGTCATACTGTGTGCGCCGCACGACGATCTCCCGCTGGTGGGCAATGTAGTGGTCGAGCACCTCGCGCAGTGACAGGGTCTTCGGCTTGCCGTCTACCAGCGCCAGCATGTTGATCGAAAACGTCGTCTGCATGGCCGTGTGGGCGTACAGCTTGTTTAGCACGATTTGGGCGTTTGCGTCGCGCTTTAATTCGATGACGACCTTCATGCCGCCCCTATCCGTCTCGTCGCGGATCGCCGAGATGCCCTCCACGGTTTTGTTCTTCACCAATTCGGCGATGGACTCGACCAGCCGGGCCTTGTTGACCTGGTAGGGGAGCTGCGTGACGACGATGCGGGAGCGGCCCTTGTCCTCCTCGATCTCCGCGCGGGCGCGCACCTTCACGCGGCCGCGGCCAGTGGCGTACGCCGCGCGGATGCCCACCCGGCCGAGGATGCTCGCGGCGGTGGGGAAGTCCGGCCCCTGGATGTGCTCCATCAAGTCGTTTAAATCGGCCTCCGGGTTGTCGATGACGAGGACCGCGGCGTCAATCACCTCGCGCAGGTTGTGGGGCGGAATGTTTGTGGCCATGCCCACCGCGATGCCGACCGAACCGTTGACCAGCAGGTTCGGAAAGCGCGACGGGAGCACCCAGGGCTCCTTGCGCGAGTTGTCGAAGTTCGGGACAAAGTCGACGGTCTCTTTGTCAATGTCCGCCATCATGGCCACGGCCATCCGGGACATGCGCGCCTCGGTATAACGGTAGGCGGCCGGCGGGTCTCCGTCCACCGAACCGAAGTTGCCGTGCCCGTCTACCAGCGGATAGCGCATCGAGAAGGTCTGCGCCATGCGCACCAGCGCGTCGTAGACTGAGCTGTCGCCGTGCGGGTGGTAGCGACCCAGCACGTCGCCGACGGCGGTGGCCGACTTGCGGAACGCCCGGTCCGGCGTCAGGTTCTCCTCGTACATCGTGTAGAGGATGCGCCTGTGCACGGGCTTGAGACCGTCGCGCACGTCTGGCAGCGCCCGGCCGACGATGACCGACATCGCATAGTCGATGTAGGAACGCTTCATCTCCCTTTCGAGATCCACGGGGACGATCTTCTGATTTTCAAAATCCACGGGATGTTTCTGATCGCTCATTTATACACCACCAGTAATATTATCTCTAAATTTTACGCCCTGTATATCACTTTGGGCACCCCTGAACGCGGGCGGAGCGCTCGGCCGTCCGGACCGGCGGGCCCTCAGCGCGACCGATACCTGCCGCCGAACACCCTCCGCAGGTGCGTCTCAAGCCGGTCCGGCTCGTCCGGGCGGAGATATTTTTTCGGGATCAGAAAGCATGTCCCATTGAGCAGGTAGAGGTAAAAGGCGCCGGCCGTCTCGTAGACCGCCGAGAATGCGCCGTACTCATAGGTGGCGAGACTCTTGGCCAGACGACCGCCGCCCACGACCTCCAGAAAAGCGGGGAAAAACGCGAGCCACAGATCCCCGCCGTACAACGCACCCGCCCGCTTGTAGTGGACGCCCGGCCACCAGAAGAAGCGGATCATCACGACGGCCAGCGCCGTGAGAAGGATCGCCCCCAGCGCCGTATAGGCGAGGTCCGTCATCCGGACGCCGATGACAAAGAGGATGACGCCCAGCAGCAGCCAGAGCACGCGCAGCCCCGTCTTCAGCCAGTCCGGCCCGGGGCCCCGGAACATGGAAAAACGCCAGTAAGCCAGAAAACTCTCGTAGTCGTATCGAACATTCACCGTCAGCAGCGGCGGCGGGAGAGCGGTCGTCTTGTTCATAGCGGGTCTCCTGTCCGTCTTCGGGCCGCGCGGCCCGGGACGGGGCTCTCTATATGATAGCGATTTGTATTTATTGATTTGCCTTTAACAGTTTGTATAGTCTCAGCGCCGCCACCAGGCCGGTTTCACGGGTGCAGAGGCGCTTGGGGGCGAACCGTCCGCCGCCCACGCCGCCCATCACCCCGTGTGCCGAGATGAACGTCACATCCGTCCGCGCCCAGACGGCGACGTCCGCCGCGTCGGCGTAGACAGGAGCCGTGGCCCGCCCCTCCGGCAGGCCGAGAACCGCGGCGGCCCCGTGCAGCATCCGGGCCATCTGCTCCCGCGTGACGGGGCGTTCCGGTGCGAAGCGCCCGCCGCCCACGCCGTCGACAATGCCCAGCGCCGCGGCCGCTAGGATGTCCGGGTCGCTCGTATCTGCGAAGGCGACGCTCCGCGTGCCAAACCGGCTCGTCAGCGCCGCAGCCGGCTCGTCGGCCGCTTTCTCAAGCAGCGACATCATCAGCCGGGCGCACTCCGCGC is a window of Oscillospiraceae bacterium DNA encoding:
- a CDS encoding YcxB family protein, whose protein sequence is MNKTTALPPPLLTVNVRYDYESFLAYWRFSMFRGPGPDWLKTGLRVLWLLLGVILFVIGVRMTDLAYTALGAILLTALAVVMIRFFWWPGVHYKRAGALYGGDLWLAFFPAFLEVVGGGRLAKSLATYEYGAFSAVYETAGAFYLYLLNGTCFLIPKKYLRPDEPDRLETHLRRVFGGRYRSR
- the gyrA gene encoding DNA gyrase subunit A, producing the protein MSDQKHPVDFENQKIVPVDLEREMKRSYIDYAMSVIVGRALPDVRDGLKPVHRRILYTMYEENLTPDRAFRKSATAVGDVLGRYHPHGDSSVYDALVRMAQTFSMRYPLVDGHGNFGSVDGDPPAAYRYTEARMSRMAVAMMADIDKETVDFVPNFDNSRKEPWVLPSRFPNLLVNGSVGIAVGMATNIPPHNLREVIDAAVLVIDNPEADLNDLMEHIQGPDFPTAASILGRVGIRAAYATGRGRVKVRARAEIEEDKGRSRIVVTQLPYQVNKARLVESIAELVKNKTVEGISAIRDETDRGGMKVVIELKRDANAQIVLNKLYAHTAMQTTFSINMLALVDGKPKTLSLREVLDHYIAHQREIVVRRTQYDLRKARERAHILEGLRIAVDNLDEVIAIIRAAYNDAKARLMERFQLSDAQGQAIVDLRLGRLQGLEIEKIETEYQDLMEKIRRYLEILGSDAIVLEIVRTELLELRDKFGDERRTEIVPVDDEIDIEDLIEREDCVYTLTHAGYIKRLPKSTYRAQRRGGRGVTAQTMREEDYVEELFVASTHDVLLFFTNRGRLYRKKGYFVPEAGRAAKGTNLVNLLPLEGGEQVTAMIPVRDDEPSRYLVMITRNGTIKRIRLERLDTSRKSGIRALTLEEGDELIAVRKTDGDQALILATREGMAICFNETDVREMGRDAAGVRGIRLDPGDYVIGAARTHLGGTLLTVTERGFGKRTDLDEYKRGGEAQRRGGKGLKNHTLNEKTGKVAAIKIVDDDDDVLIISDDGTIIRMAASDINCYSRSAQGVIVMRLAPSANVIGVARTAREEEPDDEGEETDA
- the rnhA gene encoding ribonuclease HI; its protein translation is MKAVDIYTDGACLGNPGPGGWGVLLRYGAREKELSGGAAATTNNRMELTAVIEGLRALRTRCRVTVYSDSRYVVDAMRKGWARGWRARGWQRADKQPALNPDLWGELLTLCETQDVTFVWVRGHADNPDNNRCDALATAAAAAQDPA